In the Longimicrobium sp. genome, one interval contains:
- the erpA gene encoding iron-sulfur cluster insertion protein ErpA, with protein MQTESVTAVNTEAPASPVLLTPLAASEVRRYIEEQGAAENAGLRVGVLPGGCSGFQYGLNIEDEPGDDDMTFESQGIRLFVDPFSLQYLQGTEIDYVSTFQGSGFTFNNPNATGGCGCGSSFTA; from the coding sequence ATGCAGACTGAGAGCGTGACGGCGGTCAACACCGAGGCGCCGGCGAGCCCCGTCCTCCTGACGCCGCTGGCGGCCAGCGAGGTTCGCCGATACATCGAGGAGCAGGGCGCCGCCGAGAACGCGGGGCTGCGGGTGGGCGTTCTGCCGGGCGGGTGCTCGGGCTTCCAGTACGGCCTGAACATCGAGGACGAGCCCGGCGACGACGACATGACCTTCGAGTCGCAGGGGATCCGCCTGTTCGTGGACCCGTTCTCCCTGCAGTACCTGCAGGGCACGGAGATCGACTACGTGTCGACCTTCCAGGGGAGCGGCTTCACCTTCAACAACCCGAACGCCACCGGCGGCTGCGGCTGCGGCAGCTCCTTCACCGCCTGA
- a CDS encoding DUF3108 domain-containing protein, with amino-acid sequence MTRMDGPIRIAGLSLALAALAGSAMAQAPRGAFPFAPGEACTYRGSGPLGRMGSGTFAVDPEQVDGRGVYLLRFDFRGRMGIFGVENHTRSWFDPAETASFHFTKMERSPVSTKRQDVRMDAQARRWTGGQREGGEMPTGAPLDELSFVYFLRTLRLEEGDSYTFTRHYDTARNPVRVRVIGRGRIRVPAGEFTAVEVEMRVRDANHYGREGVIQFHFTDDARRIPIRMESQIPVAGRMVLSLEAITPTCGGATTAARPAD; translated from the coding sequence ATGACACGCATGGACGGACCGATCCGCATCGCGGGGCTCTCGCTGGCACTGGCGGCGCTGGCGGGCTCCGCGATGGCCCAGGCGCCGCGCGGCGCGTTCCCTTTCGCGCCCGGCGAGGCGTGCACCTACCGCGGCAGCGGGCCGCTGGGGCGCATGGGAAGCGGCACCTTCGCGGTGGACCCCGAGCAGGTGGACGGGCGCGGGGTGTACCTGCTGCGCTTCGACTTCCGCGGCCGCATGGGGATCTTCGGGGTGGAGAACCACACCCGCAGCTGGTTCGATCCGGCCGAGACGGCGTCGTTCCACTTCACCAAGATGGAGCGCTCGCCGGTGTCCACGAAGCGCCAGGACGTGCGCATGGACGCGCAGGCGCGACGCTGGACCGGCGGCCAGCGCGAGGGCGGCGAGATGCCCACGGGCGCGCCGCTGGACGAGCTGTCGTTCGTCTACTTCCTGCGCACGCTGCGGCTGGAGGAGGGAGACAGCTACACCTTCACCCGCCACTACGACACCGCGCGCAACCCGGTGCGCGTGCGGGTGATCGGCCGCGGGCGGATCCGCGTGCCGGCGGGCGAGTTCACCGCCGTGGAGGTGGAGATGCGGGTGCGCGACGCGAACCACTACGGCCGCGAAGGGGTGATCCAGTTCCACTTCACCGACGACGCGCGGCGCATCCCCATCCGCATGGAGTCGCAGATCCCCGTGGCGGGGCGGATGGTGCTGTCGCTCGAGGCCATCACGCCGACCTGCGGCGGGGCGACGACAGCGGCGAGACCGGCGGATTGA
- a CDS encoding M23 family metallopeptidase, which produces MRRSFLGPFLLGALTMLLLVILVVWAVPGWLPRGGIVIRIGPAAPSAPAPAAAPRPPERPAPTPAPVAAPPVPPAAPPVQPAAPADTAAPPRAAAPGQLLVPVQGVKPSQLTDTYTQARGQGRVHDAIDIRAARGTPVLAAADGTVLKLFNSERGGITLYELGPDGHTIYYYAHLDRYAPGMDEGRRLRQGDVIGYVGHSGNAGAGNDHLHFEITTAADPRRWWAGTPQNPYPLLRRGISR; this is translated from the coding sequence ATGCGGCGAAGCTTCCTGGGCCCGTTCCTGCTCGGCGCGCTCACCATGCTCCTGCTGGTGATTTTGGTCGTCTGGGCCGTGCCGGGGTGGCTTCCCCGCGGCGGGATCGTGATCCGCATCGGCCCGGCCGCGCCTTCCGCCCCCGCCCCGGCCGCCGCCCCGCGGCCGCCCGAGCGCCCGGCTCCGACGCCCGCGCCGGTCGCCGCACCGCCCGTCCCACCCGCCGCGCCGCCCGTCCAGCCCGCCGCTCCGGCCGACACCGCGGCGCCTCCCCGCGCGGCGGCGCCGGGACAGCTCCTGGTGCCCGTGCAGGGGGTGAAGCCGTCGCAGCTCACCGACACCTACACGCAGGCGCGCGGGCAGGGGCGCGTGCACGACGCCATCGACATCCGCGCGGCGCGGGGAACGCCGGTGCTGGCGGCGGCCGACGGCACGGTGCTCAAGCTCTTCAACAGCGAGCGCGGCGGGATCACCCTGTACGAGCTGGGACCCGACGGGCACACGATCTACTACTACGCGCACCTGGACCGCTACGCGCCCGGCATGGACGAGGGGAGAAGGCTGCGCCAGGGCGACGTGATCGGATACGTGGGGCACAGCGGGAACGCCGGCGCCGGAAACGACCACCTGCACTTCGAGATCACCACCGCCGCCGACCCCCGGCGGTGGTGGGCCGGTACGCCGCAGAACCCGTATCCGCTGCTGCGGCGCGGCATCAGCCGCTGA